From a single Intestinibaculum porci genomic region:
- the pth gene encoding aminoacyl-tRNA hydrolase — translation MKLIVGLGNPGKKYDGTRHNTGFMCLDAIAEAFSVDITNKKFDGLYTKFKYHGEDIILLKPQTYMNNSGLSVIQTMKYFKIDVDDLLVIYDDMDLPVGKLRLRESGSAGGHNGVKSIIAHVGTKNFKRIRVGISKIPHCDVVNYVLGHFSPVEYPQIKEGIDNCVKAVECYIEKDFNSASNVFNERKK, via the coding sequence ATGAAATTAATCGTTGGATTAGGCAATCCTGGTAAGAAATATGACGGGACCCGTCATAATACCGGCTTTATGTGCCTGGATGCCATCGCTGAAGCCTTCAGCGTCGACATTACCAATAAAAAATTTGATGGTTTATATACCAAATTTAAATATCATGGGGAAGATATCATTTTATTAAAGCCCCAGACGTATATGAATAATTCTGGTCTGTCCGTTATTCAGACGATGAAATATTTTAAAATTGATGTCGATGACTTATTAGTCATCTATGATGATATGGATTTACCAGTAGGGAAACTGCGCTTACGTGAGAGCGGCTCGGCTGGCGGTCATAATGGCGTCAAAAGTATTATTGCCCATGTCGGGACAAAAAACTTTAAACGCATTCGCGTCGGGATCTCTAAGATCCCGCACTGTGATGTGGTGAACTATGTTTTAGGACATTTCTCTCCGGTTGAATATCCGCAGATCAAGGAAGGCATTGACAATTGTGTCAAAGCTGTTGAATGTTATATTGAAAAAGATTTTAACTCTGCATCTAATGTTTTTAATGAGAGGAAAAAATAA
- the pulA gene encoding type I pullulanase, with protein sequence MQRESIRMFAYAISFDEIKVLLSKNYYNGISSKFYLKDLESNEHRLLHGDAGNEENGFNTYYFRTSFEVGKSYRISDAYGLTCFLDFSMLPMCKEFDEHFSYDGDDLGAFYTKSYTTFKVWAPTATSVTLKLKNEESITLYTMKRLDRGVFYTRVYSDLELYEYTYLISNNDITTETCDPYAFSSTSNQRSSIIVDLSKCQRKTYPLPPLEKKTDAIIYELHVRDFSVDPYGELRHKGKFLAFCEEGNATMLGYKSGVDYLADLGITHVQLQPINDYATVDEDHPYELYNWGYDPAQYNVTEGSYVSDPNDGYRRINECIHMIESIHKHGMRVILDVVFNHMHDVNDNALEKTVPYYFFRRDENGNLTNGSWCGDDLNSTAYMCRKYIVAMCRRWQTLYGCDGFRMDLMGITDIDTVNLIEEQGRSLDPSFMLYGEGWNMGTLPNEQKAMIENNRKVPRVGFFNDFFRDTVRGSNQLEIKGYTSGDTYKTNDAIITMCDYGKFSSVEQSINYVECHDNATTFDKYSICNRDEGESAIRRRCELANIMVLLSMGVPFLHAGQEFFDTKHGNANSYNAGDSVNQFDWGRRDQHIESIHLIKALIKLRKENACFRYNNFDDMHEHIRINNINHRMIEYILTQDEGPYKEFRIYINPSFDIIGVDIDDDFEILHKGENERIENRHLNVQGISFAICAR encoded by the coding sequence ATGCAAAGAGAATCCATTAGGATGTTTGCTTATGCAATATCCTTTGATGAAATCAAGGTTCTTTTATCAAAAAACTACTATAATGGAATTTCCAGCAAGTTTTATTTAAAAGATCTTGAATCAAATGAACATAGATTATTACACGGGGATGCCGGGAATGAAGAAAATGGTTTTAATACCTATTATTTCCGTACCTCTTTTGAAGTAGGAAAGAGCTACCGTATTTCTGACGCTTATGGCTTAACATGCTTTTTAGATTTTTCGATGTTGCCAATGTGTAAGGAATTCGATGAACATTTCTCTTATGATGGAGATGACTTAGGCGCATTCTACACAAAATCTTATACCACTTTTAAGGTTTGGGCACCAACCGCTACAAGCGTTACTTTAAAGTTAAAAAATGAAGAGAGCATTACGCTCTATACCATGAAACGTTTAGATCGCGGGGTTTTCTATACCCGCGTCTATTCGGATCTGGAATTATATGAATATACATATCTTATTTCCAACAATGATATTACAACCGAAACATGCGATCCTTACGCGTTTTCTTCAACATCTAATCAGCGCAGTTCGATCATTGTGGATTTATCAAAATGTCAGCGGAAAACCTATCCGCTGCCGCCGCTGGAAAAGAAAACGGACGCCATTATTTATGAATTGCATGTCCGTGACTTTTCTGTAGATCCTTATGGGGAATTACGTCATAAAGGGAAATTTTTAGCGTTCTGTGAAGAAGGCAATGCGACGATGCTCGGTTATAAGAGCGGGGTCGATTATTTAGCAGATTTAGGCATTACCCATGTCCAGCTGCAGCCAATTAATGATTATGCGACAGTCGATGAAGATCATCCTTATGAACTGTATAACTGGGGTTATGATCCGGCGCAGTATAATGTGACAGAAGGGTCTTATGTCAGTGATCCTAATGATGGCTATCGCCGTATTAATGAATGTATCCATATGATTGAAAGCATTCATAAACATGGCATGAGAGTGATCTTAGATGTGGTCTTTAACCATATGCATGATGTCAATGACAATGCTTTAGAAAAGACTGTTCCTTACTATTTCTTTAGAAGAGATGAAAATGGCAACTTGACGAATGGCTCATGGTGCGGGGATGATTTAAATTCCACTGCTTATATGTGCCGGAAATACATTGTGGCAATGTGTCGCCGCTGGCAGACACTTTATGGCTGCGATGGCTTTAGAATGGACTTAATGGGGATTACCGATATTGATACGGTTAACCTGATTGAAGAGCAGGGCCGCAGTTTAGACCCATCCTTCATGCTTTATGGCGAAGGCTGGAACATGGGGACACTGCCAAATGAACAGAAGGCTATGATTGAAAACAATCGTAAAGTCCCACGCGTTGGTTTCTTTAATGATTTCTTCCGTGATACTGTTCGCGGCAGCAATCAGTTAGAAATCAAAGGCTATACCTCTGGGGATACTTATAAAACGAATGATGCGATTATTACGATGTGTGATTATGGCAAATTCAGTTCGGTGGAACAGTCGATCAACTATGTCGAATGTCATGATAATGCGACAACCTTTGATAAATATTCCATTTGTAACCGTGATGAAGGGGAATCTGCGATCAGACGACGCTGTGAACTCGCCAATATTATGGTCTTATTATCAATGGGAGTACCATTCTTACATGCCGGTCAGGAATTCTTTGACACCAAACATGGGAATGCCAATTCCTATAATGCTGGTGATTCAGTCAATCAGTTTGACTGGGGGCGGCGTGATCAGCACATTGAAAGCATTCATTTAATCAAGGCATTGATCAAATTAAGAAAAGAAAATGCCTGCTTCAGATACAATAACTTTGATGATATGCATGAACATATCCGCATTAACAATATCAATCACCGGATGATTGAATATATCTTAACGCAGGACGAAGGTCCTTATAAGGAATTCAGAATTTATATTAACCCTTCCTTTGATATTATTGGGGTTGATATTGATGATGATTTTGAAATCCTCCATAAAGGCGAAAATGAACGTATTGAAAATCGTCATTTAAATGTTCAGGGCATTTCATTTGCCATTTGTGCAAGATAG